A genomic window from Pseudocitrobacter corydidari includes:
- the yfaE gene encoding class I ribonucleotide reductase maintenance protein YfaE → MSRVILRISGTQLLCQDEHPSLLAALESHNVEVEYQCREGYCGSCRTRLVAGQVDWLTEPLAFIQPGEILPCCCRAKGDIEIEM, encoded by the coding sequence ATGAGCCGCGTTATCCTCCGCATCTCTGGCACACAACTGCTGTGCCAGGATGAACACCCTTCCCTGCTGGCCGCACTGGAATCCCACAATGTTGAGGTTGAGTATCAGTGCCGCGAAGGCTACTGCGGTTCATGCCGCACGCGTCTGGTAGCAGGCCAGGTCGACTGGCTGACGGAACCGCTGGCGTTCATTCAGCCAGGCGAGATTTTGCCCTGCTGCTGCCGGGCAAAGGGTGATATTGAGATAGAAATGTAA
- the nrdB gene encoding class Ia ribonucleoside-diphosphate reductase subunit beta yields MAYTTFSQTKNDQLKEPMFFGQPVNVARYDQQKYDIFEKLIEKQLSFFWRPEEVDVSRDRIDYQALPEHEKHIFISNLKYQTLLDSIQGRSPNVALLPLISIPELETWVETWAFSETIHSRSYTHIIRNIVNDPAIVFDDIVTNEQIQKRAKGISSYYDELIEMTSYWHLLGEGTHSVNGKTVTVSLRELKKKLYLCLMSVNALEAIRFYVSFACSFAFAERELMEGNAKIIRLIARDEALHLTGTQHMLNLLRSGVDDPEMAEIAEECKQECYDLFVQAALQEKEWADYLFRDGSMIGLNKDILCQYVEYITNIRMQAVGLDLPFQTRSNPIPWINTWLVSDNVQVAPQEVEVSSYLVGQIDSEVNTDDLSDFQL; encoded by the coding sequence ATGGCATATACCACCTTTTCACAGACGAAAAATGACCAGCTCAAAGAGCCGATGTTCTTCGGCCAACCGGTCAACGTGGCCCGCTACGATCAGCAAAAATACGACATCTTTGAAAAGCTGATTGAAAAGCAGCTCTCCTTCTTCTGGCGTCCGGAGGAGGTTGACGTCTCCCGCGACCGTATCGATTATCAGGCGCTGCCGGAGCACGAAAAACACATTTTCATCAGCAACCTGAAATATCAGACGCTGCTCGACTCCATTCAGGGTCGTAGCCCGAACGTCGCGCTGCTGCCGCTGATTTCTATTCCGGAACTGGAAACCTGGGTAGAAACCTGGGCGTTTTCTGAAACCATCCACTCCCGCTCTTACACCCATATCATCCGCAATATCGTCAACGATCCGGCAATTGTGTTTGATGATATTGTGACTAACGAGCAGATTCAGAAACGTGCGAAAGGCATCTCCAGCTACTACGATGAACTGATCGAGATGACCAGCTACTGGCATCTGCTGGGCGAAGGCACGCATTCCGTGAACGGTAAAACCGTCACCGTCAGCCTGCGCGAACTGAAGAAAAAACTCTACCTGTGCCTGATGAGCGTTAACGCGCTGGAAGCGATTCGCTTTTACGTCAGCTTCGCCTGCTCCTTCGCCTTTGCGGAACGTGAACTGATGGAAGGCAACGCCAAAATCATTCGCCTCATCGCCCGTGACGAAGCGCTGCACCTGACCGGTACTCAGCACATGTTGAACCTGCTGCGCAGCGGCGTCGATGACCCGGAAATGGCAGAAATCGCCGAAGAGTGCAAACAGGAGTGCTATGACCTGTTCGTGCAGGCAGCCCTTCAGGAGAAAGAGTGGGCAGATTATCTGTTCCGCGACGGTTCGATGATCGGCCTGAACAAAGACATTCTTTGCCAGTATGTGGAATACATCACCAACATCCGCATGCAGGCGGTAGGGTTGGATCTGCCATTCCAGACGCGCTCTAACCCGATCCCGTGGATCAACACCTGGCTGGTGTCCGATAACGTGCAGGTAGCCCCGCAGGAAGTGGAAGTGAGTTCTTACCTGGTCGGCCAGATAGACTCTGAAGTCAATACCGACGACCTGAGCGATTTCCAGCTCTAA
- the nrdA gene encoding class 1a ribonucleoside-diphosphate reductase subunit alpha codes for MNQSLLVTKRDGRTERINLDKLHRVLDWAAEGLENVSISQVELRSHIQFYDGIKTSDIHETIIKAAADLISRDAPDYQYLAARLAIFHLRKKAYGQFEPPKLFDHVLKMVELGKYDNHLLEDYTEEEFKQMDSFIVHDRDMTFSYAAVKQLEGKYLVQNRVTGEIYESAQFLYILVAACLFSNYPRDTRLSYVKRFYDAVSTFKISLPTPIMSGVRTPTRQFSSCVLIECGDSLDSINATSSAIVKYVSQRAGIGINAGRIRALGSPIRGGEAFHTGCIPFYKHFQTAVKSCSQGGVRGGAATLFYPMWHLEVESLLVLKNNRGVEGNRVRHMDYGVQINKLMYTRLLKGGDITLFSPSDVPGLYDAFFADQDEFERLYVQYENDDSIRKQRVKAVELFSLMMQERASTGRIYIQNVDHCNTHSPFDPAIAPVRQSNLCLEIALPTKPLNDVNDENGEIALCTLSAFNLGAIKDLSELEELAVLAVRALDALLDYQDYPILAAKRGAMGRRTLGIGVINFAYWLAKNGKRYSDGSANNLTHETFEAIQYYLLKASNELAIEQGACPWFNETTYAKGILPIDTYKKDLDAITSEPLHLDWEALRESIKTHGLRNSTLSALMPSETSSQISNATNGIEPPRGYVSIKASKDGILRQVVPDYEHLHDAYELLWDMPNNDGYLQLVGIMQKFIDQSISANTNYDPSRFPSGKVPMQQLLKDLLTAYKFGVKTLYYQNTRDGAEDAQDDLVPSIQDDGCESGACKI; via the coding sequence ATGAATCAGAGTCTGCTGGTGACTAAGCGTGATGGCCGTACTGAGCGCATCAACCTGGACAAGCTCCATCGCGTGCTCGACTGGGCGGCTGAAGGTCTGGAAAACGTCTCTATCTCTCAGGTTGAACTGCGTTCGCACATTCAGTTCTATGATGGGATTAAAACCTCCGATATCCATGAAACCATCATTAAAGCCGCAGCCGATCTGATCTCCCGCGACGCCCCGGATTACCAGTACCTGGCCGCGCGCCTGGCGATTTTCCACCTGCGTAAAAAAGCCTACGGCCAGTTTGAGCCGCCGAAGCTGTTCGACCACGTACTGAAAATGGTTGAGCTGGGTAAATACGACAATCATCTGCTGGAAGACTATACGGAAGAAGAGTTCAAGCAGATGGACTCGTTCATTGTTCACGACCGTGACATGACCTTCTCTTACGCTGCTGTCAAACAGCTGGAAGGCAAATACCTGGTACAGAACCGCGTTACCGGCGAAATCTACGAGAGCGCGCAGTTCCTTTATATTCTGGTTGCCGCGTGCCTGTTCTCGAATTACCCGCGCGACACCCGCCTGAGCTACGTGAAACGCTTCTATGATGCGGTCTCGACGTTCAAAATCTCGCTGCCGACGCCGATTATGTCCGGCGTGCGTACCCCGACTCGCCAGTTCAGCTCTTGCGTGCTGATCGAGTGCGGCGACAGCCTGGACTCCATCAACGCCACCTCCAGCGCGATTGTGAAATACGTTTCCCAGCGTGCCGGTATCGGTATCAACGCCGGTCGCATCCGTGCGCTGGGTAGCCCGATTCGCGGCGGTGAAGCCTTCCACACCGGCTGTATCCCGTTCTACAAACACTTCCAGACGGCCGTAAAATCCTGCTCGCAGGGCGGTGTGCGCGGCGGTGCGGCAACGCTGTTCTACCCGATGTGGCATCTGGAAGTAGAAAGCCTTCTGGTACTGAAAAACAACCGTGGCGTCGAAGGCAACCGCGTGCGCCACATGGACTACGGCGTACAGATCAACAAACTGATGTACACCCGTCTGCTGAAAGGCGGCGACATCACCCTGTTCAGCCCGTCTGACGTTCCAGGCCTGTACGATGCGTTCTTCGCCGATCAGGACGAGTTCGAGCGTCTGTACGTGCAGTATGAAAACGACGACAGCATCCGCAAACAGCGCGTGAAAGCCGTTGAACTGTTCTCGCTGATGATGCAGGAACGCGCTTCCACCGGTCGTATCTATATTCAGAACGTCGACCACTGCAACACCCACAGCCCGTTTGACCCGGCGATTGCACCGGTACGCCAGTCTAACCTGTGCCTGGAAATCGCGCTGCCGACCAAACCGCTGAACGACGTTAACGACGAAAACGGCGAAATCGCCCTCTGTACGCTCTCTGCGTTCAACCTGGGTGCGATTAAGGATCTCAGCGAGCTGGAAGAACTGGCGGTGCTGGCAGTGCGTGCGCTGGATGCGCTGCTCGACTATCAGGATTACCCGATTCTGGCGGCCAAACGCGGCGCGATGGGTCGTCGTACGCTGGGTATTGGCGTCATCAACTTTGCGTACTGGCTGGCGAAGAACGGTAAACGTTACTCCGACGGCAGCGCTAACAATCTGACGCACGAAACCTTCGAAGCGATTCAGTACTACCTGCTGAAGGCCTCTAACGAGCTGGCTATCGAACAGGGCGCGTGCCCGTGGTTCAACGAAACCACCTACGCCAAAGGTATTCTGCCAATCGATACCTATAAGAAAGACCTGGATGCGATCACCAGCGAACCGCTGCACCTTGACTGGGAAGCCCTGCGCGAATCCATAAAGACGCACGGCCTGCGTAACTCCACGCTCTCTGCCCTGATGCCATCCGAGACATCGTCGCAAATTTCCAACGCCACCAACGGCATTGAACCGCCGCGCGGCTACGTCAGCATCAAAGCGTCGAAAGACGGTATCCTGCGTCAGGTTGTGCCGGACTACGAACACCTGCACGACGCATATGAACTGCTGTGGGATATGCCGAACAACGACGGCTACCTGCAACTGGTGGGCATCATGCAGAAATTTATCGATCAGTCGATTTCTGCTAACACCAACTATGACCCGTCACGCTTCCCGTCCGGGAAAGTGCCGATGCAGCAGTTGCTGAAAGACCTGCTCACCGCCTATAAATTTGGCGTGAAAACCCTGTACTATCAGAACACCCGCGACGGGGCTGAAGATGCACAGGATGACCTGGTGCCGTCTATTCAGGACGATGGCTGCGAAAGCGGCGCGTGTAAGATCTGA
- the yfaL gene encoding AIDA-I family autotransporter adhesin YfaL/EhaC encodes MRNKKWRIFKRKGYLLILPPVLAWPAIQAQAMQACQGDQVITSCQASRQSLSGGNANWHVADDQWLIFQNANENTSGGAVFLAGGARFSVSPENNNGMTLFTNNHVSGEYNNGGAIFAKENATINLDHVIFSNNIAGGYGGAIYSGGTNDSGDADLIATNTLFIGNIANDGKGGAVYSINNSNYFSNDVFDNNQAYTSTTYSDGDGGALDVTDNENDTSHLSGVTVINNTRFTNNVAEGEGGAIYTNSVSDPYIINISVDDSYQENDGVLINDNNSAQGYSGSASAAAGGFMYVGNSNVDFDIAANKTMVIGDLANDGAIDSIAGTGSISKTGEGDLVLNADNNDFTGEMTIQNGEVTLGRDNSLMNVGDTHCQSDPQNCFGLQIGAPLSADNQAELNVGNTQQTFVHSLTGFENGVLHIDEGGNVTVNSGAFSGTIEGAGQFTVAQNGSYTLAGAASMALTGDVVVEDNGVLSLVGDQNDLQVMQAEPQSIVLNGGVLDLSDYASYDGDNTANDGLAISGSGGTVIGQNDVVDINGGEDTHIAGDGVYVVINAGDQSVSLANDNTYLGDTQIASGVLAVSDNTQLGDIDYNRSLIFTDTQQHSELDVTANVDTRSQSAGHARNIEMRADGEVRVEDGVDTQWGGLMADSTGAQQDSTSTFSKTGAGTLELTASGTATSAVRVEEGTLKGDAVDIIPYASSLWVGEGATFETGMDQNVQSIDASSSGTVDITDGTVLRLTHQDTASVLDASLFNGTGTLVNATDGVTLSGTLDTNLQTDSVTNLAGVTVDGNLTNTSGTISMANGEAGDTLTVNGDYVGGGTLEMDSELDGDNSASDMLVLNGNTSGTTTVVIDPISGIGQPTATGIKVVDFTADPGSYQNAAQFSLAGNGYINMGAYDYSLVEDNNDWYLRSQQIAPPTPPEPPTPPEPPAPPDPPAPPAPPLPPDPDPDPTPVPAPAFEPVLNAKTGGYLNNLRAANQAFVMERRDHAGADGQPLHLRVVGGRRDSTLADQLAQHEDFSTVQLSGNIMTRKTVDDGLWMLGVVGGYSDNQGESRSTITQTHADNSNHGYGLGITATWLQHGFEQQGAWLDSWLQYAWFDNQVSQSQAGEDRYHSNGVLASLEGGYQWPLGNGFLLEPQAQVIYQGVKQADFTAANHSRVEQHQGDDIQMRLGLHSEWHVPSANALHITPTLDVNYLREPHAAALDEDGSTITDEAGDTRGEVKMGIQAALSPRMSLRANVAWQKGTQDFSQTAGYLSFTAKW; translated from the coding sequence ATGCGAAATAAAAAATGGCGTATCTTTAAAAGGAAAGGATACCTGCTGATATTACCCCCTGTGCTGGCCTGGCCAGCGATACAGGCGCAGGCGATGCAGGCATGCCAGGGAGACCAGGTCATCACCAGCTGTCAGGCCAGTCGCCAGAGCCTCTCGGGGGGCAATGCGAACTGGCACGTAGCCGATGACCAATGGCTCATCTTCCAGAATGCGAATGAAAACACCAGCGGCGGCGCAGTTTTTCTCGCTGGTGGTGCCCGTTTCAGCGTCTCTCCTGAAAATAATAACGGAATGACGCTCTTCACCAACAACCATGTGAGCGGAGAATATAATAATGGCGGAGCGATCTTCGCGAAAGAAAACGCGACGATTAATCTCGACCATGTGATCTTCAGTAATAACATTGCCGGAGGCTATGGCGGAGCTATCTATTCAGGGGGCACGAATGACAGCGGCGATGCGGATTTGATTGCCACAAATACGCTCTTCATTGGGAATATTGCCAACGATGGTAAAGGTGGAGCAGTTTATTCTATTAATAACAGTAACTATTTTAGCAATGATGTATTTGATAATAATCAGGCCTATACATCAACCACTTATAGCGATGGTGACGGCGGTGCGCTGGATGTTACGGATAATGAAAATGATACATCGCATCTTTCTGGCGTGACGGTTATTAATAATACCCGCTTTACCAATAATGTCGCAGAAGGAGAAGGTGGGGCAATTTATACCAACAGTGTGAGCGACCCCTACATTATTAATATCTCCGTGGATGACAGTTATCAGGAAAATGACGGTGTGCTGATTAATGACAATAACAGCGCGCAGGGCTATAGCGGCAGTGCCTCTGCGGCGGCGGGGGGATTTATGTATGTCGGTAATAGCAACGTGGATTTTGATATTGCCGCCAACAAAACCATGGTGATTGGCGATCTCGCCAACGACGGCGCGATAGATTCCATTGCGGGCACGGGAAGTATTAGCAAAACAGGCGAGGGCGACCTGGTGCTCAATGCCGACAATAACGATTTTACCGGTGAAATGACCATCCAGAATGGAGAAGTCACGTTAGGCCGCGATAATTCGCTCATGAATGTCGGCGATACCCATTGCCAAAGCGATCCGCAGAATTGCTTTGGGTTGCAAATAGGCGCTCCGCTTAGCGCCGACAATCAGGCCGAGTTGAATGTGGGGAATACGCAGCAGACGTTTGTCCACTCGTTGACTGGGTTTGAAAATGGCGTGCTGCATATTGATGAAGGCGGAAATGTCACCGTCAACAGCGGCGCATTTAGCGGCACGATAGAGGGGGCGGGTCAATTTACCGTTGCGCAAAACGGTAGTTATACCCTGGCAGGCGCAGCGTCAATGGCCTTAACCGGCGATGTCGTGGTGGAAGATAACGGCGTGCTTTCTCTGGTGGGCGATCAAAATGATTTGCAGGTGATGCAGGCCGAACCCCAGTCGATTGTCTTAAACGGCGGCGTGCTGGATCTCTCTGATTACGCGTCGTACGACGGCGACAATACCGCCAATGATGGTCTGGCAATAAGCGGCAGCGGTGGCACAGTCATCGGCCAAAATGATGTGGTGGATATCAACGGTGGTGAGGACACACATATTGCTGGCGATGGCGTTTATGTTGTGATTAATGCCGGTGACCAAAGCGTGAGCCTGGCGAATGACAACACCTATTTGGGCGATACGCAAATTGCTTCCGGCGTGTTGGCGGTCAGCGATAACACGCAGCTGGGCGATATCGATTACAACCGTTCACTGATTTTTACCGATACGCAACAGCATAGCGAACTGGATGTGACCGCCAATGTCGATACCCGTTCACAATCCGCCGGTCACGCGCGCAATATCGAAATGCGCGCCGATGGTGAAGTGCGCGTGGAAGATGGCGTGGATACCCAGTGGGGCGGGCTGATGGCCGACAGTACGGGGGCGCAGCAGGACAGCACCAGCACATTCAGCAAAACGGGGGCGGGGACGCTGGAGCTGACCGCCAGCGGCACAGCAACATCGGCAGTGCGGGTGGAGGAGGGCACGCTGAAAGGCGATGCGGTAGACATCATTCCCTATGCGTCATCGCTGTGGGTCGGTGAGGGCGCAACCTTTGAAACCGGAATGGATCAGAATGTGCAATCCATTGACGCGAGTTCCTCCGGAACCGTCGACATTACCGATGGCACCGTGCTTCGTCTCACTCACCAGGATACCGCCAGCGTGCTGGATGCCTCCCTGTTTAACGGTACGGGGACGCTGGTGAATGCTACTGACGGCGTCACGCTGAGCGGCACGTTAGACACGAATCTTCAAACCGACAGCGTCACCAACCTGGCCGGTGTGACGGTGGATGGCAATCTGACCAATACCTCTGGCACCATCAGCATGGCAAATGGTGAGGCGGGCGATACGCTGACGGTTAATGGCGACTATGTTGGCGGCGGTACGCTGGAGATGGACAGCGAACTGGATGGTGATAACTCAGCAAGCGATATGCTGGTGCTAAACGGCAATACCTCCGGCACCACGACGGTGGTGATTGATCCGATTTCCGGCATCGGGCAGCCCACTGCAACGGGAATTAAAGTGGTTGATTTTACAGCCGATCCTGGCAGCTATCAGAATGCGGCGCAATTTAGCCTGGCGGGTAATGGCTATATCAATATGGGCGCGTACGACTATTCCCTCGTGGAAGATAACAATGACTGGTATCTGCGCTCCCAGCAGATTGCCCCGCCCACGCCACCAGAACCACCCACGCCGCCAGAACCACCAGCGCCGCCGGACCCTCCTGCACCACCGGCACCGCCGTTGCCCCCGGATCCGGATCCCGACCCAACGCCGGTCCCCGCACCCGCATTCGAACCCGTGCTCAATGCCAAAACGGGAGGATATCTGAATAACCTGCGCGCGGCGAATCAGGCGTTTGTGATGGAGCGTCGCGACCATGCGGGCGCGGATGGGCAGCCGCTGCATCTGCGGGTCGTCGGAGGACGTCGTGATAGCACGCTCGCTGACCAGTTGGCGCAGCATGAAGATTTCTCTACGGTGCAGCTCAGTGGCAATATCATGACGCGAAAAACGGTTGATGACGGCCTGTGGATGCTGGGCGTAGTCGGCGGTTATAGCGATAACCAGGGCGAAAGTCGCTCAACAATCACCCAAACCCACGCCGATAACAGCAACCACGGTTATGGCCTTGGCATCACTGCAACCTGGTTGCAGCACGGTTTTGAACAACAGGGCGCGTGGCTTGATAGCTGGTTGCAGTACGCGTGGTTTGATAATCAGGTTTCACAATCGCAGGCCGGGGAAGACCGCTATCACAGCAACGGCGTGCTGGCTTCGCTGGAAGGCGGTTATCAATGGCCGCTGGGCAACGGTTTTCTGCTTGAGCCGCAGGCACAGGTGATTTATCAGGGGGTGAAGCAGGCGGATTTCACCGCCGCCAACCACTCACGGGTAGAACAGCATCAGGGCGATGATATTCAAATGCGGCTGGGTCTGCACAGCGAATGGCATGTTCCTTCGGCGAACGCACTGCACATAACCCCGACGCTGGATGTCAATTATCTCCGCGAACCGCACGCCGCAGCGCTGGATGAAGATGGCAGTACGATAACCGATGAGGCAGGCGATACGCGCGGTGAAGTTAAAATGGGGATTCAGGCGGCGCTCAGCCCGCGCATGTCGCTACGCGCTAATGTGGCGTGGCAAAAGGGAACGCAGGATTTCTCACAGACGGCGGGGTATCTTTCGTTTACGGCGAAGTGGTAA
- the ubiG gene encoding bifunctional 2-polyprenyl-6-hydroxyphenol methylase/3-demethylubiquinol 3-O-methyltransferase UbiG gives MNAEKNTLAPNVDHDEIAKFEAVASRWWDLEGEFKPLHRINPLRLGYIAERADGLFGKKVLDVGCGGGILAESMAREGAEVTGLDMGFEPLQVARLHSLESGIHVDYVQETVEEHAAKHAQQYDVVTCMEMLEHVPDPQSVVKACAQLVKPGGHVFFSTLNRNGKSWLMAVIGAEYILKMVPKGTHDIKKFIKPAELLSWVDETDLREQHMIGLHYNPLTNTFKLAPGVDVNYMVHTKNK, from the coding sequence ATGAATGCCGAAAAAAACACGTTAGCGCCCAACGTTGACCACGACGAGATCGCCAAATTTGAAGCCGTCGCTTCGCGCTGGTGGGATCTCGAAGGCGAGTTTAAACCGCTGCATCGGATCAACCCGCTGCGTCTGGGCTATATCGCCGAACGCGCTGACGGCCTTTTCGGCAAGAAAGTGCTGGATGTCGGCTGCGGCGGCGGCATCCTTGCCGAGAGCATGGCGCGCGAAGGCGCGGAAGTCACCGGCCTGGATATGGGCTTCGAGCCGTTGCAGGTGGCGCGTTTGCACTCACTGGAATCGGGCATTCACGTCGATTACGTGCAGGAAACGGTGGAAGAACACGCGGCGAAACATGCGCAGCAGTATGACGTCGTGACCTGCATGGAAATGCTGGAACACGTGCCGGACCCACAATCAGTGGTCAAAGCCTGCGCGCAACTGGTGAAACCGGGTGGCCACGTTTTCTTCTCCACCCTGAACCGCAATGGCAAATCCTGGCTGATGGCGGTGATCGGTGCGGAATACATTCTGAAAATGGTGCCGAAAGGCACGCATGACATTAAGAAGTTTATCAAGCCTGCCGAACTGCTGAGCTGGGTCGATGAGACCGACCTGCGCGAGCAGCATATGATTGGCCTGCACTATAACCCGCTGACCAACACCTTTAAGCTGGCCCCGGGCGTCGATGTGAATTACATGGTGCATACCAAAAATAAATAG
- the gyrA gene encoding DNA topoisomerase (ATP-hydrolyzing) subunit A, with translation MSDLAREITPVNIEEELKSSYLDYAMSVIVGRALPDVRDGLKPVHRRVLYAMNVLGNDWNKAYKKSARVVGDVIGKYHPHGDSAVYDTIVRMAQPFSLRYMLVDGQGNFGSIDGDSAAAMRYTEIRLAKIAHELMADLEKETVDFVDNYDGTEKIPDVMPTKIPNLLVNGSSGIAVGMATNIPPHNLTEVINGCLAYIDDEDITIEGLMEHIPGPDFPTAAIINGRRGIEEAYRTGRGKIYIRARAEVETDAKSGRETIIVHEIPYQVNKARLIEKIAELVKDKRVEGISALRDESDKDGMRIVIEVKRDAVGEVVLNNLYSQTQLQVSFGINMVALHHGQPKIMNLKDILSAFVRHRREVVTRRTIFELRKARDRAHILEALAVALANIDPIIELIRRAPTPAEAKAGLVAQPWDLGNVAAMLERAGDDAARPEWLEPEFGVRDGKYYLTEQQAQAILDLRLQKLTGLEHEKLLDEYKELLEQIAELLHILGSADRLMEVIREELELVREQFGDNRRTEITANTADINIEDLISQEDVVVTLSHQGYVKYQPLTDYEAQRRGGKGKSAARIKEEDFIDRLLVANTHDTILCFSSRGRLYWMKVYQLPEASRGARGRPIVNLLPLEADERITAILPVREYEEGVNVFMATASGTVKKTALTEFSRPRSAGIIAVNLNEGDELIGVDLTSGSDEVMLFSAAGKVVRFKEDAVRAMGRTATGVRGIKLAGEDKVVSLIIPRGEGAILTVTQNGYGKRTAAEEYPTKSRATQGVISIKVTERNGSVVGAVQVDDCDQIMMITDAGTLVRTRVSEVSIVGRNTQGVILIRTAEDENVVGLQRVAEPVDDEELDAIDGSAAEGDDEIAPETDTDDDVADDADE, from the coding sequence ATGAGCGACCTTGCGAGAGAAATTACACCGGTCAACATTGAGGAAGAGCTGAAGAGCTCCTATCTGGATTACGCGATGTCGGTCATTGTTGGCCGTGCGCTGCCGGATGTCCGAGATGGCCTGAAGCCGGTACACCGTCGCGTACTTTACGCCATGAACGTATTGGGCAATGACTGGAACAAAGCCTACAAAAAATCTGCCCGTGTCGTTGGTGACGTAATCGGTAAATACCATCCCCATGGTGATTCCGCGGTGTATGACACCATCGTCCGTATGGCGCAGCCATTTTCATTGCGTTACATGCTGGTTGACGGTCAGGGTAACTTCGGTTCTATCGACGGCGACTCCGCGGCGGCAATGCGTTATACGGAAATCCGTCTGGCGAAAATTGCCCATGAGCTGATGGCCGATCTCGAAAAAGAGACGGTGGACTTCGTTGATAACTATGACGGCACGGAAAAAATTCCGGACGTCATGCCGACCAAAATTCCTAACCTGCTGGTGAACGGTTCTTCCGGTATCGCCGTTGGTATGGCCACCAACATTCCGCCGCATAACCTGACGGAAGTGATTAACGGCTGTCTGGCGTATATCGATGATGAAGACATCACCATCGAAGGCCTGATGGAACACATTCCGGGCCCGGACTTCCCGACTGCCGCTATCATTAACGGTCGTCGCGGTATTGAAGAAGCTTACCGTACCGGTCGTGGCAAAATTTATATTCGCGCCCGCGCGGAAGTGGAAACGGACGCGAAGTCTGGTCGTGAAACCATTATCGTGCACGAAATTCCGTATCAGGTGAACAAAGCACGCCTGATCGAGAAAATCGCCGAACTGGTAAAAGACAAACGCGTGGAAGGCATCAGCGCGCTGCGTGACGAGTCTGATAAAGACGGTATGCGCATCGTGATTGAAGTGAAACGCGATGCGGTGGGTGAAGTGGTTCTCAACAACCTCTACTCCCAGACCCAGCTACAGGTTTCCTTCGGTATCAACATGGTTGCGCTGCACCATGGCCAGCCGAAGATCATGAACCTGAAAGATATTCTTTCCGCGTTTGTACGTCACCGTCGCGAAGTCGTGACGCGCCGTACCATTTTCGAACTGCGTAAAGCGCGCGACCGTGCGCACATCCTTGAAGCGCTGGCCGTTGCGCTGGCGAACATCGACCCGATCATTGAACTGATCCGTCGTGCGCCGACCCCTGCGGAAGCAAAAGCAGGCCTGGTCGCTCAGCCCTGGGATCTGGGCAATGTTGCCGCCATGCTGGAACGTGCGGGTGATGACGCGGCGCGTCCTGAGTGGCTGGAGCCGGAATTCGGCGTTCGTGATGGTAAATACTACCTGACCGAACAGCAGGCACAAGCAATTCTGGATCTGCGTCTGCAGAAACTGACCGGCCTGGAGCATGAAAAACTGCTCGACGAATACAAAGAGCTGCTGGAACAGATCGCCGAACTGCTGCACATTCTGGGCAGCGCCGATCGTCTGATGGAAGTGATCCGCGAAGAGCTGGAGCTGGTGCGTGAGCAGTTTGGCGACAACCGTCGTACTGAAATCACCGCGAACACCGCAGACATCAACATCGAAGATCTGATCAGCCAGGAAGATGTTGTCGTCACCTTGTCTCACCAGGGTTACGTCAAATATCAGCCGCTTACCGATTACGAAGCGCAGCGTCGTGGCGGTAAAGGCAAATCAGCAGCACGTATTAAAGAAGAAGACTTTATCGACCGCCTGCTGGTGGCTAACACCCATGACACGATCCTCTGCTTCTCCAGCCGTGGTCGCCTGTACTGGATGAAGGTTTATCAGCTGCCGGAAGCCAGCCGAGGCGCGCGTGGCCGTCCGATCGTCAACCTGCTGCCGCTGGAAGCCGACGAACGTATCACCGCCATTCTGCCGGTACGCGAGTATGAAGAGGGCGTGAACGTCTTTATGGCGACCGCCAGCGGTACCGTGAAGAAAACGGCGCTGACCGAGTTCAGCCGTCCGCGTTCTGCCGGTATCATCGCCGTGAACCTGAACGAAGGCGACGAACTGATTGGCGTTGACCTGACGTCCGGTTCCGATGAAGTCATGCTGTTCTCTGCAGCCGGTAAAGTGGTGCGCTTCAAAGAAGACGCCGTCCGCGCCATGGGTCGTACGGCGACCGGTGTACGCGGCATTAAACTGGCAGGTGAGGACAAAGTCGTGTCCCTGATCATTCCACGTGGCGAAGGCGCAATCCTGACCGTCACCCAGAACGGTTACGGTAAACGTACTGCGGCGGAAGAGTATCCAACCAAGTCGCGCGCGACACAGGGTGTTATCTCGATCAAAGTGACCGAGCGTAATGGTTCCGTTGTGGGCGCGGTGCAGGTTGACGATTGCGATCAGATCATGATGATCACCGATGCCGGTACGCTGGTACGTACGCGTGTTTCCGAAGTGAGCATCGTCGGTCGTAACACCCAGGGCGTTATCCTCATCCGTACTGCGGAAGATGAAAACGTAGTGGGTCTGCAACGTGTGGCTGAACCGGTTGATGACGAAGAACTCGACGCCATCGACGGCAGCGCCGCCGAAGGTGACGATGAAATCGCACCGGAAACGGACACCGATGACGACGTAGCGGACGACGCTGACGAGTAA